Proteins encoded by one window of Paenibacillus sp. DCT19:
- a CDS encoding cysteine hydrolase family protein: MKIGLLIVDMQEHIVRNRVEQSKIDRACEYINHVADALRSQNHVVVQIQDVEGMDEAKPEEYRCIPEIDVKHGDLAITKQNSNAFWQTELEQVLQSQNVELVIISGFAVEECVTFTYHGAEERGFKPVLLQNGILSAHSDAITSALRDRNVVSYLVIDYLVK; encoded by the coding sequence GTGAAAATAGGTTTGTTGATTGTCGATATGCAAGAACATATTGTACGGAATCGAGTAGAGCAGTCCAAGATCGATCGCGCATGTGAGTATATCAATCACGTTGCAGATGCGCTTCGTTCACAGAATCATGTGGTGGTTCAGATTCAGGATGTAGAAGGTATGGATGAAGCTAAACCAGAGGAATACCGCTGTATTCCTGAGATCGATGTGAAGCATGGCGACCTAGCCATCACCAAACAAAATTCCAATGCGTTCTGGCAGACGGAACTGGAGCAGGTGCTGCAAAGTCAGAATGTAGAGCTGGTCATTATCTCCGGATTTGCGGTAGAGGAATGCGTGACTTTTACGTATCATGGAGCAGAGGAACGAGGTTTCAAGCCGGTTCTATTACAGAATGGGATTCTAAGTGCACACTCGGATGCGATAACTTCAGCGCTTCGGGATCGTAACGTAGTGTCCTATCTTGTAATCGATTATTTGGTGAAATAA
- a CDS encoding response regulator transcription factor — MKHLLLVDDDAHIRALLRYVMTKEGYQVIEAEDGVEAIERLRENSIDLAIIDIMMPRMDGLELCNVIRQNYDIPIIMLTARDQLLDKKQGYLQGTDEYVTKPFEPEEMVFRVKALFRRYNRTSSDMIRMNRIVIDRKNVEVTDGESILFLPMKEFELLSQLAQFPGRLFSRDELIRLVWGADYEGDDRTVDVHIKRLRQRFAEYVDDFVIQTVRGIGYKIEVKIP, encoded by the coding sequence ATGAAGCATTTGCTCCTAGTTGATGATGATGCCCATATACGGGCGCTTTTAAGGTATGTCATGACCAAAGAAGGGTATCAAGTGATTGAGGCAGAGGATGGTGTAGAAGCCATTGAACGGTTAAGAGAGAACAGTATTGATCTGGCCATCATCGATATTATGATGCCAAGGATGGATGGGCTCGAACTATGTAATGTTATTAGGCAAAATTACGACATTCCGATCATCATGCTCACGGCGCGGGACCAGCTTTTGGATAAAAAGCAAGGCTACCTCCAGGGTACGGATGAATATGTGACGAAGCCATTCGAACCAGAAGAGATGGTTTTCCGAGTTAAGGCATTGTTCCGTCGCTACAATCGTACTTCCAGTGATATGATCCGAATGAATCGAATCGTCATTGATCGTAAAAATGTTGAGGTCACGGATGGCGAATCCATTCTATTCTTGCCCATGAAGGAATTCGAACTGCTCTCTCAGCTTGCCCAATTTCCGGGTCGACTGTTCTCTAGAGATGAATTAATTCGTCTTGTGTGGGGAGCGGACTATGAGGGAGATGATCGTACAGTAGATGTACATATTAAGCGGCTTCGTCAGCGTTTTGCTGAATATGTGGATGATTTCGTTATTCAAACGGTACGGGGGATCGGTTATAAGATTGAGGTGAAGATTCCTTGA